The Cucumis melo cultivar AY chromosome 6, USDA_Cmelo_AY_1.0, whole genome shotgun sequence genome includes a region encoding these proteins:
- the LOC103483807 gene encoding serine/threonine-protein kinase PBL27, protein MGGCFPCFGSSDEDGSNGVKEATKKDTAKDGSTAQSHHVTRVSSDKSKSRSVSDAKKEATVQKDGTTAHIAAQTFTFRELATATKNFRSECLLGEGGFGRVYKGRLESTGQVVAVKQLDRNGLQGNREFLVEVLMLSLLHHPNLVNLIGYCADGDQRLLVYEFMPLGSLEDHLHDLPPDKEPLDWNTRMKIAAGAAKGLEYLHDKANPPVIYRDLKSSNILLDEGYHPKLSDFGLAKLGPVGDKTHVSTRVMGTYGYCAPEYAMTGQLTLKSDVYSFGVVFLELITGRKAIDNTRGPGEHNLVAWARPLFKDRRKFPKMADPLLQGRYPMRGLYQALAVAAMCLQEQAATRPLIGDVVTALTYLASQTYDPNAAASQSNRMGGSTPRARDERRGFPDGLDSPDERGRGRGSPSNYRNSPDYRKKDFHRELSCGGTELSKIDTGGGSGRKWGLDELERQESLRDSPVYAGRARETPRNRDLNRERAVAEAKVWGENWRERKRANAQGSFDGSQE, encoded by the exons ATAAATCGAAGTCACGGAGTGTATCTGATGCTAAGAAGGAGGCAACCGTTCAAAAGGATGGAACAACAGCACACATTGCAGCCCAAACATTTACATTTCGGGAGCTTGCAACAGCCACAAAGAACTTTAGATCAGAATGCTTGTTGGGAGAAGGGGGGTTTGGAAGGGTTTACAAAGGTCGCCTGGAGAGCACAGGACAG GTAGTGGCTGTGAAGCAGCTTGACCGTAATGGTCTTCAAGGAAATCGGGAATTTTTGGTGGAGGTTCTAATGCTAAGCCTGTTGCATCACCCGAATCTTGTTAACTTGATAGGCTATTGTGCTGATGGGGACCAACGTCTTCTTGTTTATGAGTTCATGCCGTTGGGTTCATTGGAAGATCATTTGCATG ATCTTCCACCAGATAAGGAGCCCTTGGATTGGAATACCAGAATGAAGATTGCAGCTGGTGCTGCGAAAGGATTGGAATATTTGCATGACAAAGCAAACCCCCCTGTTATATATCGAGACTTGAAGTCATCTAATATTCTTCTTGACGAAGGCTACCATCCCAAGCTGTCAGATTTTGGTCTTGCAAAACTGGGTCCAGTTGGTGATAAGACTCATGTCTCAACGAGAGTGATGGGAACATATGGTTACTGTGCTCCAGAGTATGCCATGACTGGCCAACTCACTCTCAAATCGGATGTATATAGTTTTGGAGTTGTCTTTTTAGAACTTATCACAGGACGCAAGGCAATCGATAATACCAGAGGTCCAGGGGAGCACAATCTGGTTGCATGG GCTCGGCCACTTTTTAAAGATCGACGGAAGTTCCCTAAGATGGCTGATCCACTATTGCAAGGTCGATATCCCATGCGGGGCCTTTACCAGGCATTGGCAGTTGCAGCAATGTGCTTGCAGGAGCAGGCTGCAACAAGACCTCTAATTGGGGACGTTGTTACTGCTTTGACGTATTTAGCTTCCCAAACTTATGATCCTAATGCAGCTGCTTCTCAAAGCAATCGAATGGGTGGTTCTACTCCGCGAGCCCGAGATGAACGAAGAGGTTTTCCAGATGGACTGGATAGCCCTGATGAGCGTGGACGAGGACGTGGTTCCCCATCGAACTACAGAAATTCACCTGATTACCGAAAGAAAGACTTCCATAGGGAATTGAGTTGTGGAGGTACAGAGCTGAGCAAAATTGACACTGGAGGTGGATCTGGTCGAAAATGGGGATTGGATGAGCTAGAACGACAAGAATCTCTGCGAGACAGTCCTGTATATGCTGGGAGAGCAAGGGAAACGCCAAGGAACCGCGACCTAAACAGAGAACGTGCAGTTGCAGAAGCAAAAGTATGGGGTGAAAActggagagagagaaagagagcaAATGCGCAAGGCAGCTTTGACGGTTCACAAGAATGA